In a single window of the Populus alba chromosome 16, ASM523922v2, whole genome shotgun sequence genome:
- the LOC118050879 gene encoding protein virilizer homolog isoform X2, producing MGRPEPSVLFSQTFVHPQLDEYVDEVLFAEPIVITACEFLEQNASSASQAVSLLGATSPPSFALEVFVKCEGETRFRRLCQPFLYSHSSSHVLEVEAVVTNHLVVRGSYRSLSLVIYGNTAEDLGQFNIEFDDSSLTNLVSSAEGKLEDLPLALHSTSRTVEDSLSSLNVLSLPVAASHISAAVKQFLQLILKLLELPNLSDSVHRVLSTVVKAVCSFVTRDLCCETVNQKHIKMCGSKNIEEFHHVINEARNELLQVLGQVLGDESAELLADCTFLESEADLATSKQLVDMLSQYLSFERNSTNVGACQLSQNKSVILGLSLALLLCSGRESCFHFVNSGGMEQLAHIFSNEVQNSSAIILLSLGVVEQATRHPIGCEGFLGWWPREDENIPSGTSKGYSQLLKLFLQRPQHDVASLATYVLHRLRFYEVVSRYELSVLSALGGLSALGRVTSVTSAMLNSAKSQLKMLLKLINLRGPIEDPSIAASASRSLIIGQTEGLLSYKATSNLVGSSHCCFSNWDIDSHLLALLKERGFLPLSAALLSSPILRSEAVDAMDTFVDIASTIGAILLSLLMCRSGLIFLLNYPELCTTLIDALRGVGGMNREECVPLRYASVLLSKGFVCSPHEVGVIIETHLRVVNAIDRLLISTPHPEEFLWVLWELCGLSRSDCGRQALLVLGYFPEAISILIEALHSVKESEPVASGASPINLAIFHSAAEIFEVIVTDSTASSLDSWIGHAMELHKALHSSSPGSNRKDTPTRLLEWFDAGVVYHKNGAIGLLRYSAVLASGGDAHLTSTNILVADLTDVEQVVGDALGGSDINVMDNLGKLISDKSFEDNPLRDSSITQMTTAIRILAFVSENSTVAAALYDEGALIVIYAILIKCSLMLERSSNSYDYLVDEGTERNSTSDLLLERNREQSLVDLLVPSLVLLINLLQKLQEAKEQHRNTKLMNALLRLHREVSPKLAASAADLSSPYPDSALGFGAVCHLVVSALTCWPLYGWTPGLFHSLLANVQATSLLALGPKETCSLLCLLNDLFPEEGVWLWKNGMPMLSALRKLAVGTLLGPQKEKQVDWYLETSHREKLLNQLTPHLDKIAQIIEHYAISALVVIQDMLRVFIIRIACQKIEYASLLLQPILCCIRNHLSDLTSPSEIDAYKVYRYLDFLASILEHPCAKELLLEEGIAEMLTQVLERCLVAISSDGKQISDSKISAKSGFTLISWCCPVFKSFSLLFVPRTPLPYPVRHDLHSSASLSAKDYSLILPYLLKFCQVLPVGKELLSCLAFFKDLGSCNEGQSACVTTLHHINTSIEEHESGKGQERNGDYILDDIEWRKHPPLLSCWIRLLESVDSKDDASICALEAVTTLSIGALCFCVDSKCNLNLNGVAAIKKLFGIHDDMDGTDSSPENIGFIMEMITLLSSKLNDDDYLATDMRESLYQASDSAKSLLLLLQKPTGSVTIDDIMSSEGIQSLPSNELLVHSRINQMGDGTAEKFDGYLYLGGLGDKFLWECPETLPDRLSQNPSMKRKLSALDGSGKRVKGETSVAEATGQNAFSRGMGSSTAPSGPTRRDTFRQRKPNTSRPPSMHVDDYVARERSVDGVSNSNVIAVQRVGSTGGRPPSIHVDEFMARQRERQNPMVAVVGEPSAKVKNATPANDVDKEKDNKSKQLKTVLDDDLQGIDIVFDGEESESDDKLPFPQPDDNLEQLAPVIGDQSSPHSIVEETESDVNENNQFSHSHTPLASHVDENTQSEFSSRMSVSRPEMPLTREPSVSSDKKFFEQPDDAKNTIKTSAGFDSISAASTSGFPHQIPVDSRMPPQNFYMKNSLQHSSGSRGLYDSKIPLNQPPLPPMPPPAMSSMIPQNHDPGPTQSSPYVNSGTEVQPPLPAPFQVQSDYLSAFGSNPSIQMADSKYSRASISSPSGSAGPHPPLPPTPPPFSSSPYNLPSLNPSTSQSSAYAVGTNELPQTSTSPIDPRLGNLSVSGAGLTSYMPSPLMPPMVFSRPATIPVTPYGSIPTQQQGESPNVLQNLSIPQLQPLQPPLRRPPQPPQHLWSLAQSSQQLEQGGSLQSPIQMQGHQLQMLQQPQLPSVHAHYQAQQQELSQSRQQLVEHAQPHVIHQQGDVSSQQQQDLGMSLQEYFKDPKAITSLLSNKEELCRLLEQNPKLMQMLQERLGQQ from the exons ATGGGTCGACCCGAACCCAGCGTCTTGTTCTCGCAAACTTTCGTTCATCCTCAACTGGATGAGTACGTCGACGAG GTATTGTTCGCTGAACCAATTGTGATTACTGCGTGTGAGTTTCTTGAACAGAATGCTTCTTCTGCGTCACAAGCAGTGTCGCTACTGGG GGCTACGTCACCTCCGTCATTTGCTTTGGAGGTGTTTGTTAAGTGTGAGGGGGAGACAAGATTTAGACGACTCTGCCAGCCATTCCTCTATTCCCATTCGTCATCACATGTGCTAGAAGTTGAG GCTGTTGTAACTAACCATCTGGTTGTGAGGGGCAGCTATCGCAGTCTAAGTTTGGTCATATATGGGAACACAGCAGAGGATCTGGGGCAGTTCAACATTGAATTTGATGATAGCTCTTTAACTAATCTTGTTAGTTCTGCTGAGGGAAAGCTCGAGGATCTCCCCTTGGCATTACATTCAACTAGTCGTACTGTTGAGGATTCTCTATCCTCTCTGAATGTATTATCTTTACCTGTTGCCGCATCACATATATCTGCTGCGGTTAAGCAATTTTTGCAGCTGATTTTGAAGTTGCTGGAGCTCCCGAACCTTAGTGATTCTGTGCATAGAGTTCTTAGTACTGTAGTGAAAGCTGTTTGTTCCTTTGTCACCCGTGATTTGTGTTGTGAAACAGTAAATCAGAAGCACATTAAAATGTGTGGATCCAAAAACATTGAAGAGTTTCACCATGTTATCAATGAGGCTAGAAATGAGCTTCTCCAAGTGCTTGGACAAGTCTTAGGAGATGAATCAGCTGAACTTTTGGCAGACTGCACATTTCTTGAGTCGGAGGCTGACTTGGCTACTTCTAAACAGCTGGTGGACATGTTAAGCCAgtatttatcttttgaaaggAACTCCACAAATGTTGGAGCTTGCCAGCTTTCACAG AACAAGAGTGTCATTCTGGGTCTGAGCTTGGCTCTTTTATTGTGCTCTGGTAGAGAAAGCTGCTTTCACTTCGTCAATAGTGGGGGAATGGAGCAGCTTGCACATATTTTCTCTAATGAGGTGCAGAATTCTTCCGCCATAATTTTACTATCACTTGGAGTTGTTGAGCAGGCAACAAGGCATCCAATTGGCTGTGAAGGATTTTTAGGTTGGTGGCCTCGTGAAGATGAAAATATCCCATCTGGTACTAGCAAAGGTTATAGTCAATTGTTGAAGTTGTTCCTACAAAGACCTCAGCATGATGTTGCTTCTCTTGCAACCTATGTCCTTCATCGGTTACGATTTTATGAAGTTGTTTCTAGATATGAG CTTTCTGTTCTTTCTGCTCTAGGGGGACTTTCTGCACTTGGAAGAGTTACAAGTGTTACGTCAGCAATGCTTAACAGTGCTAAATCTCAACTTAAGATGCTCTTG AAATTGATAAATTTGCGTGGTCCAATTGAAGATCCTTCTATAGCAGCCTCTGCAAGTAGGTCATTGATCATTGGTCAAACAGAAGGATTATTGTCATATAAAGCAACCAGTAACTTGGTTGGTTCATCACATTGCTGCTTTTCAAACTGGGATATTGATTCCCATTTGCTGGCACTTCTCAAG GAGAGAGGCTTTCTTCCTTTGTCAGCTGCACTGTTGTCTTCCCCCATATTGCGTTCAGAAGCTGTAGATGCCATGGATACGTTTGTTGATATCGCATCAACTATTGGGGCCATACTTCTTTCACTTCTTATGTGTCGCTCAG gtttaatttttctcttaaattaccCCGAGCTTTGCACTACACTAATTGATGCTTTAAGGGGTGTGGGTGGTATGAATAGGGAAGAATGTGTTCCTCTACGTTATGCATCTGTTTTATTGTCCAAGGGTTTCGTTTGCAGTCCACATGAAGTTGGAGTGATTATTGAGACGCATTTGAGAGTG GTTAATGCTATTGATCGTTTGCTAATATCAACTCCACATCCTGAAGAGTTTCTATGGGTATTGTGGGAGCTTTGTGGCCTTTCCAG GTCAGATTGTGGGCGCCAGGCTTTGTTGGTTCTGGGATATTTTCCTGAG GCCATTTCAATCTTGATTGAAGCCTTACATTCTGTCAAGGAGTCAGAGCCAGTTGCTAGTG GAGCTTCTCCAATAAATCTTGCGATTTTTCACTCGGCTGCAGAGATTTTTGAAGTCATTGTCACTGATTCAACTGCATCTTCCCTTGATTCTTGGATTGGACATGCTATGGAACTTCATAAAGCATTACATTCTTCTTCCCCTGGTTCCAATCGGAAAGATACTCCAACTAGACTGTTGGAGTGGTTTGATGCTGGTGTAGTTTATCATAAAAACGGGGCTATTGGTCTTTTACGGTATTCTGCTGTGTTGGCTTCTGGTGGAGATGCCCATTTAACCTCCACCAACATTTTGGTGGCTGATTTGACAGATGTTGAGCAAGTTGTTGGAGATGCATTGGGTGGTTCGGACATAAATGTTATGGATAATCTTGGAAAGTTGATCTCTGATAAGTCTTTCGAGGATAATCCTCTTCGTGACTCATCCATAACACAGATGACAACAGCCATTCGGATACTGGCCTTTGTGTCAGAAAACTCA ACTGTTGCTGCTGCTCTGTATGATGAAGGTGCTCTCATAGTTATTTATGCAATTCTGATCAAGTGCAGCTTGATGCTTGAAAGGTCATCAAACAGTTATG ATTACCTTGTTGATGAGGGTACAGAACGCAATTCTACATCTGATTTGCTATTGGAACGTAATCGTGAGCAGAGCTTGGTTGATCTTTTGGTACCTTCTCTGGTATTGCTGATCAATCTTTTGCAGAAATTACAA GAAGCTAAAGAGCAGCACAGGAATACAAAACTAATGAATGCCCTTTTGCGACTGCACAGAGAAGTTAG TCCAAAGCTAGCTGCAAGTGCTGCAGACTTATCATCCCCCTATCCTGATTCTGCACTTGGTTTTGGAGCTGTCTGCCATCTTGTTGTATCAGCACTTACTTGTTGGCCCTTATATGGCTGGACTCCTGGCCTTTTCCACTCTCTTCTTGCAAATGTTCAAGCTACTTCACTGTTGGCCTTGGGTCCAAAGGAAACCTGCAGTTTGCTGTGTCTTCTG AATGATTTATTTCCTGAAGAAGGTGTCTGGCTTTGGAAAAATGGAATGCCCATGTTAAGTGCGCTAAGAAAATTGGCTGTTGGGACATTATTGGGGCCACAGAAGGAGAAACAGGTTGACTGGTATCTGGAGACTTCACACCGTGAGAAACTGCTTAACCAACTGACACCACATCTCGATAAAATTGCACAGATTATCGAACATTATGCTATATCT GCATTGGTGGTCATTCAAGACATGCTTCGGGTTTTCATAATTCGAATTGCTTGCCAAAAGATTGAGTATGCTTCTTTGCTTCTGCAGCCCATTTTATGCTGCATCCGCAATCATCTTTCTGACTTGACTTCTCCATCAGAGATTGATGCTTACAAG GTTTACAGATATCTTGATTTTCTTGCGAGCATATTGGAACATCCATGTGCAAAG gAACTGTTATTGGAGGAAGGCATCGCTGAGATGCTAACACAAGTGCTGGAAAGGTGTTTAGTTGCTATCAGTTCAGATGGAAAACAGATCTCAGATAGTAAAATTTCAGCCAAGTCTGGGTTTACTTTGATCAGTTGGTGCTGTCCCGTGTTCAAGTCCTTCTCACTTCTCTTTGTTCCTCGAACACCTTTACCATACCCCGTGAGACATGATTT GCACAGTTCTGCAAGTTTAAGTGCTAAAGACTATTCATTGATTCTACCATATCTGCTTAAGTTCTGCCAG GTCTTACCAGTTGGAAAAGAGTTGCTTTCTTGCCTTGCATTCTTTAAAGATTTAGGTTCCTGCAATGAAGGTCAAAGTGCTTGTGTGACGACTTTGCATCACATCAACACCAGCATTGAGGAACATGAATCTGGAAAAGGACAGGAAAGGAACGGGGATTATATTTTGGATGACATCGAATGGAGAAAGCATCCTCCTTTGCTTTCTTGCTGGATTAGGTTGTTGGAATCAGTGGATTCAAAAGATGACGCCTCAATTTGTGCACTTGAGGCTGTTACTACATTATCTATTGGTGCTTTGTGCTTTTGCGTGGATAGTAAATG taatttgaatttgaatgggGTGGCTGcgataaaaaaacttttcggTATCCATGATGATATGGATGGGACAGATAGCTCTCCAGAGAACATAGGTTTCATAATGGAAATGATTACACTTCTGAGTTCAAAGTTAAATGATGATGACTATCTAGCTACAGATATGAGGGAAAGTTTGTATCAA GCTTCAGATTCTGCGAAGTCATTGTTGCTATTGTTGCAGAAGCCCACTGGTTCAGTTACAATAGATGACATTATGAGCAGTGAAGGCATTCAATCTCTACCATCAAATGAGCTTCTGGTTCATTCAAGAATAAATCAGATGGGAGATGGCACTGCTGAAAAGTTTGATGGTTACCTTTACCTAGGAGGCCTTGGAGATAAATTTCTGTGGGAATGTCCAGAAACCTTACCTGATAGATTGTCGCAGAATCCTTCTATGAAAAGGAAATTATCAGCATTGGATGGTTCTGGTAAGCGTGTCAAGGGAGAAACTTCAGTGGCTGAAGCTACTGGACAAAATGCATTTTCACGGGGAATGGGTTCATCAACTGCTCCTTCTGGTCCAACTCGCAGGGACACCTTTAGGCAGCGCAAACCAAATACCAGTAGGCCTCCATCCATGCACGTTGACGACTATGTTGCTAGAGAAAGAAGTGTTGATGGTGTTAGCAATTCAAATGTTATAGCAGTCCAGCGAGTGGGATCTACAGGTGGAAGACCTCCATCAATTCATGTGGATGAATTTATGGCCAGGCAAAGAGAACGCCAGAATCCAATGGTAGCTGTTGTTGGGGAACCTTCAGCAAAGGTTAAGAATGCAACCCCTGCGAATGATGTAGATAAGGAAAAAGACAACAAGTCTAAGCAATTGAAAACTGTTCTGGATGATGATCTTCAGGGAATAGATATTGTTTTTGATGGCGAGGAGTCTGAATCTGATGACAAATTGCCTTTTCCTCAGCCTGATGATAATCTGGAGCAGCTAGCCCCTGTCATAGGCGACCAAAGTTCTCCCCACTCGATTGTTGAAGAGACTGAGAGTGATGTTAATGAAAACAATCAATTTTCTCATTCACACACACCATTAGCATCTCATGTTGATGAGAACACCCAAAGTGAATTCTCTTCAAGGATGTCTGTTTCACGACCTGAAATGCCGTTGACACGAGAACCAAGTGTTTCTTCGGATAAGAAGTTTTTTGAGCAACCTGATGATGCAAAGAATACCATTAAGACGTCTGCTGGCTTTGATTCTATTTCAGCTGCAAGTACTTCAGGTTTTCCTCATCAGATTCCAGTTGATTCAAGGATGCCTCCACAAAATTTCTATATGAAGAACAGCTTGCAGCATTCTTCAGGATCTCGAGGACTTTATGACTCTAAAATTCCTCTGAATCAGCCACCTTTGCCTCCAATGCCACCTCCAGCAATGTCATCCATGATTCCTCAGAATCATGATCCAGGTCCAACTCAGTCATCCCCCTATGTTAACTCTGGAACAGAGGTGCAGCCTCCACTTCCTGCACCCTTCCAA GTTCAGTCAGATTATCTATCTGCATTTGGTAGCAATCCTTCCATTCAGATGGCAGATTCCAAGTATTCACGTGCTTCTATCTCTTCTCCCAGTGGATCTGCTGGGCCTCACCCACCACTTCCTCCTACACCACCTCCCTTCTCATCTAGTCCATATAATTTACCTTCTTTAAATCCTTCTACTTCTCAGTCTTCAGCATATGCTGTTGGAACAAATGAGCTTCCCCAGACCTCTACTTCACCAATTGATCCGAGATTAGGAAATCTCTCCGTGTCGGGTGCTGGTTTAACTTCTTATATGCCATCTCCTCTAATGCCACCCATGGTTTTCAGTAGGCCAGCTACAATCCCTGTGACTCCTTATGGAAGCATCCCCACCCAGCAGCAAGGCGAGAGTCCAAATGTCTTGCAAAATCTCTCCATTCCTCAGCTGCAGCCTCTGCAGCCTCCGCTTCGACGTCCACCACAGCCACCTCAACATCTTTGGTCACTTGCACAATCTTCTCAGCAGCTGGAACAAGGGGGGTCTTTGCAAAGTCCTATTCAAATGCAAGGCCATCAATTACAAATGCTGCAACAACCACAACTCCCTTCTGTTCATGCTCATTATCAAGCTCAGCAGCAAGAGCTTTCTCAGTCAAGGCAGCAGCTAGTTGAGCATGCACAGCCACATGTTATACATCAGCAGGGAGATGTTTCATCCCAGCAGCAACAAGATCTTGGAATGTCGTTGCAGGAGTACTTCAAGGATCCAAAAGCTATCACG TCTTTATTGAGTAACAAGGAAGAGCTGTGCCGGCTTTTGgagcaaaatccaaaattaatgcAGATGCTTCAG GAAAGACTAGGCCAGCAATAG